Genomic segment of Fastidiosipila sp.:
GTGGCGGGCAGCCAATGCTCATGATCCTGATGCGGGAGTACCAGACATCTATGATCTTTTGGAATTCATGGATACTCATAAACCAATACTGGGATATGAGTACAATGAAACTACAGACAAATGGGGTGAAAAGGGGGCTGATAGGCCACATACAATCGACGAACACGGTATGCTAAAATCGGTCACTTCAGACGATAATGAAGTGCTTGAGTATTCATTCGAAGCGGTAACACCATAAGAAGAACCAGGAAAGCCATAAGGATGAGATTAGTGGTTAGGCTTGGCAATTTGGGAGAATCCTAGCGACCGTTGCTGAGTTTATGTTACTCTCACAGGCTATCGTCATTTGAGGAAAACGTGTGATCGATCGGAAGGAACACGGAATGAAGATGTACCGTTCCAGACGCAAGGGCATGGTCCTGGCCATGGTCGTTGTCTTAATGGTCGTCATTTCCGTGTTCTTTTTGATCGCCATGAACCTGCTTCAGACCAACACCAAGATCTCCCAGGCCCAATATGAGATCTCCAAGGCTTATTACCTGGCCCGGGCGGGTGCCGAGATGGGCTACGGCGCCCTTCAGGCGGACGGCCATGAGATGTTTTATGCTCAAAAGACTGTAGCAGAAAACTGTGTCAGCCGGAAGATTGACCCACCCAGTACTTACACGACCGATACCCTCGTCTTCGACGGCCACGACGTGGAAGTCAAGATGCGGCTCATCAGGCAGGGAAGTG
This window contains:
- a CDS encoding prepilin-type N-terminal cleavage/methylation domain-containing protein, which codes for MKGLQKKRKGFTLVELVVVIVIIAILAAVALLSFGDFTKTARDSRIRSEHAQLVSAGNMWRAANAHDPDAGVPDIYDLLEFMDTHKPILGYEYNETTDKWGEKGADRPHTIDEHGMLKSVTSDDNEVLEYSFEAVTP